TCATTCTTGAATTGATAACAGGGTAGAGCGGCGAAAGAAAAAGACCTATTACCGGAAACAAAAAGAGAAGAACTTTTGAATTTTCAGAATCAGAGTACTGTATACCAACTATAGTTAGCAGTATGATGACAATTAACGACATACATGCCATATAATATCCAGGCAAAGAAAATCTTCTGATGATATTGGCCGTTAAAGTTCTTCCTGCATATGAAAAAAGTGACAGGAAAGAAGTAGCCTGAAGTGCAAAAAAAGAATTGACCTTCAGGTGGTTTTTATAAAAAGAGGGAAGCCACGAGTTGAATCCCTGTTCTACAAAAACAATAAAGAAGATAACCCCCAGAAATAAAGCCACAACAGGAGTCGTAAACCCGGAAAGTTCAGACAAAATGCTTTTATTTTCCAACGTTTTCGCTTCAGATATTTTCGCTTTCGAAAGTAAAAATATGGTGACAGCAGATAAAGCAGCAATGAGTAAAAATCCAAACTTCCAGAATTCAGAATACTGACTGGAAATCAACCATCCGAATCCTGTATTGACTACAAAAATTCCTACCATAAAAGAAGCTTCCACACTGTTCATTGCCTTTGCCAGCGATTTCTCATCAGAAATATTATTCCTGATAATCCCGAAGACACAGATTTTGCCTATGGCAAAACAGGCCCCGATGATGGCAAACCACAGCTTATAAAACCAGAAGACTTCAACGAAGGGAAGAAGACATGAACATAGCCCAACAATCGCTAAAGCAAGAATTAGTGCTTTTTTTGCTCCGGTTTTATTAATGAAACCCACGGCAAAAAGAGAAATGAAGGCAACAGGCAGGTCTTTAAAAGATTCAAGAAAGCCAAGTTCTCCATAGGTAATATTAGCATCTGCAAGCTGCAGGATGATAAGTCCCATACAGTTTAAAACCATTGAAAAAATAAGAAAGGTAAGTTTTAGCGGAAGAGAAATATTTGAAAGCTTGGAGGTCATTTTGGGAGATTACTTTATTGGTTTTTTAAAACTTTTTATGAAATATTGATGCGAAGATATGGCTTCTAACCCTGAAAAATAAAAGAAAAATTAAAATATTTGTGAATGGAATGTTAATTAATTAAAAAAAAATATATTTTTATTGTCTCAATTTGAGAATTAAACAATAACTATATATGAATGTAAGAATATCAAGAAGTCTGGGAGTGGTTGCTGTGCTGTATTTTACAGCTAACTTCAATGCTCAGACCAGTGTAAAAGACACTATCCCAAAAGAAAATAAAATAGAAGAGGTCGTAATGATTGGTTACGGCAGCCAGAAAAAAAGCAATGTTACAGGGGCTATATCAAGTATTAAAGCTTCAGACATTGAAAACGCTCCCACCGCAGGGCGTCCTGAGCAGGTTCTTCAGGGAAGAGCTGCCGGAGTTTCGGTAATATCAAATTCCGGACAGCCGGGAACCGCTGCTACAGTGCGTGTTCGTGGTATTACCAGTTTTGGAGCCGGAAGTAATAATCCTTTATGGGTGGTAGACGGAATTGTAGTGGATAATATTGGCTGGCTGAATCAGTCTGATATTGAAGGAATGGAAATCCTTAAAGATGGAGCTTCTGCTGCAATTTATGGAGTATCTGCTGCAAAGGGTGTGATTTTAATTACGACAAAGAAGGGAGGTAAAGGAAGATTGAATCTTTCCTATAATGGTTTCTTTGGTGTTGGAAGCGCTGCCAAAAAACTGGATCTGCTAAATGGTTCACAATATGCAACTATTATGAACGAGGCCTATATCAATGATAAACTGACCCCGATTCTAGGTAATCCTTCCACTTATGGAGCCGGAACAGATTGGCAAAAACAAATATTCAACAGCGCACAGCGTCAATCTCATGAGTTTAGTATCAGTGGTGGAAATGATAAATCTACATTTTATTCATCTTTTGGATATTACGATCAGGAAGGTATTGTATTAAGAGATATTTCAAATTATAAAAGAGTGAATGCCAGATTAAACTCAACTCATAAAGTATTCGATTTTCTGACAATAGGGCAAACTTTTGCTTATACCCATACAAGATCTCAGGGAGTTACCGATAATGGTGAATTTGGGGGACCGTTGAGTTCTGCGATTAATCTTGATCCGTTGACTCCGGTGGTTGTAAAGAACGAAATTTATAATGAACCTAATTTTAGTGATTATGTTAATAATCCTAATTATGTGAGAGATCCCTATGGAAATGCCTATGGAATTTCACCATATGTAAGTAAAGAAATGACAAACCCGCTGGCTTTCAGACAAACTCAGTTAGGCAGATACAACTGGTCTGATGATATTATAGCCAATGTCTTTGCTGAGCTAAAACTGAGCAAGCATATTAGCTTTAAATCCAGTATGAACGGAAAACTTTCTTACTGGGGGAATCAGGCTTTCACTCCGATTAATTACTTGAGTACAGCTAATAAAAATGATTTTAACAGTCTATTCAGACAGATTGATAAAAAGTTTGAGTGGAGTACTGAAAATACAGCTACCTATCAGAATAAATTTGGATTACATAATTTAAATGTATTATTAGGTCAAGGGTATTACGAGTATAATATTTCTTCTGGGCAAAGTACGACATTTACCAATCTGCCTGTAAATAACTGGCAGGATGCCTCTTTCAATTTTGATATTTCTCCAGAAAATAAAAAGGGAAATGCCTGGGACGGAAAACAAACGCACAAGGCTTCCTATTTTGCCAGAGTAGTTTATGACTATGACAACAGATACCTTTTCACCGGAACAATTCGTAGAGATGGTTCTTCAAAGTTTGGAAGCAATAATCACTGGGGGAACTTCCCGGCAATGTCTTTAGGCTGGAATGCATCTAACGAGAGCTTCTGGCCGCAAAATAAAGTGGTAACCAGCTTTAAACTAAGAGGAGGATACGGTGTACTAGGTAATGATGCTATTGATGATTTCCAGTTTG
This genomic window from Chryseobacterium sp. MEBOG06 contains:
- a CDS encoding MFS transporter; the encoded protein is MTSKLSNISLPLKLTFLIFSMVLNCMGLIILQLADANITYGELGFLESFKDLPVAFISLFAVGFINKTGAKKALILALAIVGLCSCLLPFVEVFWFYKLWFAIIGACFAIGKICVFGIIRNNISDEKSLAKAMNSVEASFMVGIFVVNTGFGWLISSQYSEFWKFGFLLIAALSAVTIFLLSKAKISEAKTLENKSILSELSGFTTPVVALFLGVIFFIVFVEQGFNSWLPSFYKNHLKVNSFFALQATSFLSLFSYAGRTLTANIIRRFSLPGYYMACMSLIVIILLTIVGIQYSDSENSKVLLFLFPVIGLFLSPLYPVINSRMIAQVDKDKINLFTSLIVIFSSLGSSVSSIIMALLFENQLLNFYPLYILFSVILLFVISLIYFNVSNRK
- a CDS encoding SusC/RagA family TonB-linked outer membrane protein, which translates into the protein MNVRISRSLGVVAVLYFTANFNAQTSVKDTIPKENKIEEVVMIGYGSQKKSNVTGAISSIKASDIENAPTAGRPEQVLQGRAAGVSVISNSGQPGTAATVRVRGITSFGAGSNNPLWVVDGIVVDNIGWLNQSDIEGMEILKDGASAAIYGVSAAKGVILITTKKGGKGRLNLSYNGFFGVGSAAKKLDLLNGSQYATIMNEAYINDKLTPILGNPSTYGAGTDWQKQIFNSAQRQSHEFSISGGNDKSTFYSSFGYYDQEGIVLRDISNYKRVNARLNSTHKVFDFLTIGQTFAYTHTRSQGVTDNGEFGGPLSSAINLDPLTPVVVKNEIYNEPNFSDYVNNPNYVRDPYGNAYGISPYVSKEMTNPLAFRQTQLGRYNWSDDIIANVFAELKLSKHISFKSSMNGKLSYWGNQAFTPINYLSTANKNDFNSLFRQIDKKFEWSTENTATYQNKFGLHNLNVLLGQGYYEYNISSGQSTTFTNLPVNNWQDASFNFDISPENKKGNAWDGKQTHKASYFARVVYDYDNRYLFTGTIRRDGSSKFGSNNHWGNFPAMSLGWNASNESFWPQNKVVTSFKLRGGYGVLGNDAIDDFQFANFLIAGSNYTFGDNIIRVGYAPSTLENPNLKWERTSQFNIAADLKIFRNFDLSVDVYRKKSTDILRKVELPGYLGLINNPYRNIGDMNNDGIEVSMGYKKNWGDFGFSVNGNVAYLKNQITRLEDDRPYVNFASYQTLGAVSRLQVGESYGSFYGYKNLGVFQNQAEIDAYRNANGGLIQPNAKPGDFKRLDANGDGVIDEQDAVNLGNSVPKYTFGLTLNMNYKNFDLMIFAQGQAGNKIFQGLRRLDIQEANYQTAILGRWTGEGTSNNIARVTVNDDNHNYTRMSDYYLQKGDYLRLKLVQIGYTLSKDAAKTIGASKIRLYVTGENLVTFTKYTGYDPEIAGADTFGIDRAFYPQARTFLFGANVQF